The window ATGAACCCCTTCGAACAGGGCCAGTCCTCGCTGCCGCTCTACGTGTACCAGCAGTACGCGGCGGGCCAGACGGCCTCGATCGACCGCGCCTGGGCGGCGGCCCTCGTCCTGATCGCCTTCGTCATGGTCCTGAACCTGGCGGCCCGCGGCATCGCCCGCTGGAAGGCCCCGAAGACCGGCCGCTGAGGCCACGACAACCGGCTCCGTCCGCGGGGCCACCGGAAGTGTGAGTAAAGATGGCCAAGCGAATCGACGTCAGCGGCCTGACCGCCTACTACGGCTCCCACAAGGCGATCGAGGACATCTCGATGACCGTGGAGCCCCGCTCCGTGACCGCCTTCATCGGCCCGTCCGGCTGCGGCAAGTCCACCTACCTGCGCACCCTCAACCGCATGCACGAGGTCACCCCCGGCGGCCGCGTGGAGGGCAAGGTGATGCTGGACGACGAGGACCTGTACGGCTCCTCCGTCGACCCCGTCGCGGTCCGCCGCACCATCGGCATGGTCTTCCAGCGCCCCAACCCCTTCCCCACCATGTCGATCTTCGACAACGTGGCGGCCGGTCTGCGCCTCAACGGCAGGACCAGGAAGGCCGACCTCTCCGACGTGGTCGAGAAGTCCCTGCGCGGCGCCAACCTCTGGAACGAGGTCAAGGACCGCCTGAACAAGCCCGGCTCCGGCCTCTCCGGCGGCCAGCAGCAGCGGCTGTGCATCGCCCGCGCCATCGCGGTCGAGCCGCAGGTCCTGCTGATGGACGAGCCCTGCTCGGCGCTGGACCCGATCTCCACCCTCGCCATCGAGGACCTGATCGGGGAGCTGAAGGAGCGGTTCACCATCGTCATCGTCACCCACAACATGCAGCAGGCGGCCCGCGTCTCCGACCGCACCGCCTTCTTCAACCTGGAGGGCGTCGGCCGCCCCGGCAAGCTCGTCGAGATGGACGAGACCGAGCGGATCTTCTCCAACCCGTCCGTCCAGGACACCGAGGACTACATCTCCGGCCGCTTCGGCTGACCCGACCCCCCGCGGTGCTGCATGGCGGTGCCACCGCGGGGACCCGCCCGGCACGGCCCGGCGGGGGTACGCGAACGGGCCCGCGCCCCTCTCCCAGGGGTGCGGGCCCGTTCGCGTACGGCGGCGGGCGCCCGCCCGGCGTGCGGCGGACCGCTACAGGAAGGCGAAGTTCACCGCGTAGAAGCAGACCGCGGCGACCAGGGCGGCGGCCGGCATGGTGATGAACCAGCCGAGGATGATGTTCTTGGCGACGCCCCAGCGGACCGCGTTGACCCGCTTCGTGGCGCCCACGCCCATGATCGCGGAGGTGATCACGTGGGTGGTCGAGATGGGCGCGTGGAACATGAAGGCCGAGGCGAACATGATCGAGGCACCGGTGGTCTCGGCGGCGAATCCCTGCGGCGGGTCCAGCTCGATGATCTTCCGGCCCAGCGTCCGCATGATGCGCCAGCCGCCCGCGTAGGTACCGGCCGAGAGCATCAGGGCGCAGGCGATCTTGACCCAGATCGGGATCTCGTCGCCGGCCTGCTGGACGTCGGCGATGACCAGGGCCATCACCACGATGCCCATGGTCTTCTGCGCGTCCTGGAGACCGTGGCCGAGCGCCATACCGGCCGCCGAGACGGTCTGCGCGATGCGGAAGCCGCGCTTGGCCTTGTGCGGGTTGGTCCGCCGGAACAGCCACATGATCAGCGCCATCACCAGGTAACCGGCGACGAGGCCGACCACCGGTGACAGGAACATCGGGATGACGATCTTGTCGAGGACACCGGTCCAGATGACGCCGATGCCCCCGGCCAGGGCAGCGCCGACCATGCCGCCGAACAGGGCGTGCGAGGAGGACGACGGGAGACCGAAGTACCAGGTGATGAGGTTCCAGACGATGGCGCCGACCAGCGCGGCGAAGAGAATCCACATTCCCTTGTCGCCGTGGGGCGTCTCGATGAGCCCCTCACTGACGGTCTTCGCGACGCCCTGTCCGAGGAAGGCGCCCGCGAGGTTCATGACGGCGGCCATGGCAAGCGCCGCCCGGGGCGTGAGGGCCCGGGTGGAGACCGAGGTGGCGATGGCGTTCGCCGAGTCGTGGAAGCCGTTCGTATAGGTGAAGCCGAGCGCGACGGCGATCGTCACGACCAGCGCAAACGTGTCCACGAGGTTCAGGACTCCTTGACCGCGATGGTCTCCACGGTGTTGGCGACGTGCTCGAACGCGTCGGCCGCCTCCTCCAGCACATCGACGATCTCCTTGAGCTTCAGCACCTCGATGGCGTCGTACTTGCCGTTGAAGAGGTGGGCGAGAAGCTTGCGGTGGATCTGGTCCGCCTGGTTCTCCAGCCGGTTGACCTCGATCCAGTACTCCGTGAGGTTCTGCATCGTGCGGAGGTTCGGCATCGCCTCGGCGGTCAGCTCGGCGGCGCGGGAGATCACCTCGATCTGCATGTCGACGCCCTTGGGCAGCTCGTCGATCTGGTACAGCACGACCAGGTCGACGGCCTCCTCCATGAAGTCCATGATGTCGTCGAGGGACGAGGCCAGGGAGTAGATGTCCTCCCGGTCGAACGGGGTGATGAAGGAGGAGTTGAGCTGGTGGAAGATCGCGTGGGTCGCGTCGTCCCCGGCGTGCTCCGCCGCCCGCATCCGCTCCGCGATCTCGGCCCGAGCGGCGGGGTCCGCCCCGAGCAGTTCCATCAGGAGCTTGGAGCCCGTGACAATGTTGTCCGCGGATGCGGCGAACATGTCGTAGAAGCTCGTCTCCCTGGGGGTCAGACGAAAGCGCACGTGGGGTCCTCGGGGTGCTCTGGATTCGGTCAGGGTGATGCTAGGCGCATCATCCGGCCACGGCTAACCGGCAGCCCCTCAGTGTTGCCTATCCCGCACCACGCACGGCCCGACCGCCCCTGCCACGGCAGGACGGCGAAAGGCGAAGTTCGGTACCATATACCCGCCTGGGGTATATGCGAGGGCCATTCCGGCTGGTTCCGGACAACCGTCCGGCTCCAGGCCGACGATACGACTTCTCACTTCCGTACCCCGCCCCGCCCCCCGACACCCCCTCCAGGAGGACGCGATGACGACCACCGAGGCCGGAGCCCCGACCCCCGCCGCCCCCTCCGCCGACCAGCAGGGGACCACGGCCGGCGACAAGCCGGACACGCAGGCGCACCAGGGGGCGGACGTGACGAACGAGACAGCCGGGTCCGTCGAGCCGCAGGAGGTCGCCGAGGCCGCCGGGACCGCCGACACCACCGAGGTGCCGGGCAGCGGCGAGATCGTCACCGACCACGACCGGGGCATCCACGGCTACCACCACAACAAGGCCGAGCACCTCAAACGCCTGCGCCGCATCGAGGGGCAGATCCGGGGGCTCCAGCGGCTGGTGGAGGAGGACGTCTACTGCATCGACATACTCACGCAGGTCTCCGCCAGCACCAAGGGCCTCCAGTCCTTCGCCCTCCAGCTCCTGGAGGAGCACCTGCGCCACTGCGTCGCCGACGCCGCCGTCAAGGGAGGCGACGAGATCGACGCCAAGGTGGAGGAGGCCACGAAGGCCATCGCCCGCCTGCTCCGCACCTGACACTCCGGCGGTGCGGGACACCCCCCGGGGGCCGGGGACGGGGTCGGCTACTCCTCGCCCCAGCACCCCGCGCCGACCGGCACCCGGGCCTCCCGCACCCGCAGCACCTCATCGATCACGGCGAAGCTCAGCCGCTCCCCGGCAGCGGTCGACGCGACGATCATCAGCTCGCCGCACAGCTCTATCTCCGCGAGCGCCACGGCGTCCTGCACGCCGCCCGAGCGCATCCCGCCCATCCGCTCCCGCCCCTTCCCACGCCGCCGGCCGATCCTCCAGCGTAGGCAGGGCCCTTGTGCCCGCACATGACACAGAGGGGCCATTTCCCTCATGCCCCGTTGGGGTCAAGGGGGCGGGCCACACGGCCGTCCCCGCCCGCCCCGCCCACCGGCTCAGGCGGCGGCGCCTCCATCCACCACGAGGTCCGCGCCGACCACGGAGGCGGCTTCGGGCGAGGCCAGGTACAGGACGGCTGCCGCGATCTCGGCGGTGGCGGAGACCCGCCCCAGCGGGGAGTCCTTCTCCATACGGGTGGCGCGGGCGGTGTCGCCCTCGCCGGGGCGCAGGGACATGGGAGTGGCGGACGGCCCCGGGCTCACCGCGTTGATGCGGACCCCGTCGGCGATGTGGTCCAGCGCGGCGGCGCGGGTCAGGGCGGAGACGCCCGCCTTGGTGGCGACGTACCCGGCGAGCCCGGGGACGCGGCGGTGGGCGCCGAGGTTGGAGGCGAGGTTGACGATCACGCCGCCGGTGGCCTGCTCGCGCATCAGGGCGATCTCGGCCTGGAGGCTGAACAGCACCCCGGTGAGGTTGATGTCGACCAGGCTGCGCCAGTCCTCCTCGGAGAGGTCGGCCACCGGCCCGCCGCCCCGTAGGACCCCGGCGTTGTTGACGGCCACGTCGAGGCTGCCGAAGCGTGTGACGGTGCGGTCGACCAGCGCCCTGACCTCCTCGGAGCGGGACACGTCGGCGGTGAACGCGGCCGCCGTGCCGCCCCCCTGCCCGATCAGGGCGACCGTCTCGTCCAGCGGTGCGGCGGTGCGCCCGGCGGCGACCACCGAGGCTCCCTCGGCGGCGAACGCGAGAGCGACGGCCCGGCCGATGCCGGAGCCCGCGCCGGTGACGAGGACGGTCCTGCCCGTGAAGTGTGCGGTCATGGCGATGACTCCCCCTAGTTTTTGACCGAGCATTCCATTAAGAGCTCAGAATCGGGCCCCGCGAGCACGGGCGGGGCCCGTCAGTCCAGCAACCG is drawn from Streptomyces diastaticus subsp. diastaticus and contains these coding sequences:
- the pstB gene encoding phosphate ABC transporter ATP-binding protein PstB yields the protein MAKRIDVSGLTAYYGSHKAIEDISMTVEPRSVTAFIGPSGCGKSTYLRTLNRMHEVTPGGRVEGKVMLDDEDLYGSSVDPVAVRRTIGMVFQRPNPFPTMSIFDNVAAGLRLNGRTRKADLSDVVEKSLRGANLWNEVKDRLNKPGSGLSGGQQQRLCIARAIAVEPQVLLMDEPCSALDPISTLAIEDLIGELKERFTIVIVTHNMQQAARVSDRTAFFNLEGVGRPGKLVEMDETERIFSNPSVQDTEDYISGRFG
- a CDS encoding inorganic phosphate transporter is translated as MDTFALVVTIAVALGFTYTNGFHDSANAIATSVSTRALTPRAALAMAAVMNLAGAFLGQGVAKTVSEGLIETPHGDKGMWILFAALVGAIVWNLITWYFGLPSSSSHALFGGMVGAALAGGIGVIWTGVLDKIVIPMFLSPVVGLVAGYLVMALIMWLFRRTNPHKAKRGFRIAQTVSAAGMALGHGLQDAQKTMGIVVMALVIADVQQAGDEIPIWVKIACALMLSAGTYAGGWRIMRTLGRKIIELDPPQGFAAETTGASIMFASAFMFHAPISTTHVITSAIMGVGATKRVNAVRWGVAKNIILGWFITMPAAALVAAVCFYAVNFAFL
- a CDS encoding DUF47 domain-containing protein produces the protein MRFRLTPRETSFYDMFAASADNIVTGSKLLMELLGADPAARAEIAERMRAAEHAGDDATHAIFHQLNSSFITPFDREDIYSLASSLDDIMDFMEEAVDLVVLYQIDELPKGVDMQIEVISRAAELTAEAMPNLRTMQNLTEYWIEVNRLENQADQIHRKLLAHLFNGKYDAIEVLKLKEIVDVLEEAADAFEHVANTVETIAVKES
- a CDS encoding metal-sensitive transcriptional regulator; protein product: MTNETAGSVEPQEVAEAAGTADTTEVPGSGEIVTDHDRGIHGYHHNKAEHLKRLRRIEGQIRGLQRLVEEDVYCIDILTQVSASTKGLQSFALQLLEEHLRHCVADAAVKGGDEIDAKVEEATKAIARLLRT
- a CDS encoding SDR family NAD(P)-dependent oxidoreductase produces the protein MTAHFTGRTVLVTGAGSGIGRAVALAFAAEGASVVAAGRTAAPLDETVALIGQGGGTAAAFTADVSRSEEVRALVDRTVTRFGSLDVAVNNAGVLRGGGPVADLSEEDWRSLVDINLTGVLFSLQAEIALMREQATGGVIVNLASNLGAHRRVPGLAGYVATKAGVSALTRAAALDHIADGVRINAVSPGPSATPMSLRPGEGDTARATRMEKDSPLGRVSATAEIAAAVLYLASPEAASVVGADLVVDGGAAA